Proteins encoded within one genomic window of Ovis aries strain OAR_USU_Benz2616 breed Rambouillet chromosome 1, ARS-UI_Ramb_v3.0, whole genome shotgun sequence:
- the BCHE gene encoding cholinesterase isoform X2: MISTPCKLYHLCCSESETNMQSRSTVIYLRFVLWFLLLWVLFEKSHTEEDIIITTKNGKVRGMRLPVLGGTVTAFLGIPYAQPPLGRLRFKKPQSLTKWPDIWNATKYANSCYQNTDQSFPGFLGSEMWNPNTDLSEDCLYLNVWIPTPKPKNATVMIWIYGGSFQTGTSSLHVYDGKFLARVERVIVVSMNYRVGALGFLALPGNPEAPGNVGLFDQQLALQWVQKNIAAFGGNPKSVTLFGESAGAASVSLHLLSPKSHPLFTRAILQSGSSNAPWAVTSLYEARNRTLTLAKFIGCSRENDTEIIKCLRNKEPQEILLHEVFVVPYGTLLSVNFGPTVDGDFLTDMPDTLLQLGQFKKTQILVGVNKDEGTAFLVYGAPGFSKDNNSIITRKEFQEGLKIFFPGVSEFGRESILFHYMDWLDDQRAENYREALDDVVGDYNIICPALEFTKKFSDMGNNAFFYYFEHRSSKLPWPEWMGVMHGYEIEFVFGLPLERRVNYTKAEEIFSRSIMKRWANFAKYGIKCFNNIRQSLYGTRCPPCEQDIHLVKYFSA, translated from the exons TGGGTACTCTTTGAGAAGTCACACACTGAAGAAGACATCATAATTACCACCAAGAATGGAAAAGTCAGGGGGATGCGCTTGCCAGTACTTGGTGGCACAGTAACAGCCTTTCTTGGAATCCCATATGCACAGCCACCTCTTGGTAGACTACGATTCAAAAAGCCACAATCCTTGACCAAATGGCCTGATATTTGGAATGCCACAAAATATGCAAATTCTTGTTATCAGAACACAGATCAAAGTTTTCCAGGCTTCCTTGGATCAGAGATGTGGAACCCAAACACTGACCTCAGTGAAGACTGTTTATATCTGAATGTATGGATTCCAACACCTAAACCAAAAAATGCTACTGTAATGATATGGATCTATGGTGGTAGTTTTCAGACTGGAACATCATCTTTGCATGTTTATGATGGCAAGTTTCTGGCACGGGTTGAAAGAGTTATTGTGGTTTCAATGAACTATAGAGTAGGTGCCCTTGGATTCTTAGCTTTACCAGGAAatcctgaggcaccagggaatgTGGGTCTATTTGATCAACAGTTGGCTCTTCAGTGGGTCCAAAAAAACATAGCAGCCTTTGGTGGAAATCCTAAAAGTGTAACTCTCTTTGGAGAAAGTGCAGGAGCAGCTTCAGTTAGCCTTCATTTACTTTCTCCTAAAAGCCACCCGTTGTTTACCAGAGCTATTCTGCAAAGTGGATCTTCTAATGCTCCTTGGGCAGTGACATCTCTTTATGAAGCTAGGAACAGAACATTGACTTTAGCTAAATTTATTGGTTGCTCTAGAGAGAATGACACTGAGATAATCAAATGTCTTCGAAATAAAGAGCCCCAGGAGATTCTTCTTCATGAAGTGTTTGTTGTCCCCTATGGTACGCTCTTATCAGTAAATTTTGGTCCCACTGTGGATGGCGATTTTCTCACTGACATGCCAGACACACTACTACAACTTGGACAGTTCAAAAAAACCCAGATCTTGGTGGGTGTTAATAAAGATGAAGGGACAGCATTTTTAGTATATGGTGCTCCTGGTTTCAGCAAAGATAACAACAGTATTATAACTAGAAAGGAATTTCAAgaaggtttaaaaatattttttccaggaGTGAGTGAGTTTGGAAGGGAATCGATCCTTTTCCACTACATGGACTGGTTAGATGATCAGAGAGCTGAAAATTACCGAGAGGCCTTGGATGATGTTGTTGGCGATTATAATATCATATGTCCTGCTTTGGAGTTCACCAAAAAGTTCTCAGATATGGGAAACAATGCATTTTTCTACTATTTTGAGCACCGATCCTCCAAACTCCCTTGGCCAGAATGGATGGGAGTGATGCATGGTTATGAGATCGAATTTGTCTTTGGTTTACCACTGGAAAGAAGAGTTAATTACACAAAAGCTGAGGAAATTTTTAGTAGATCCATTATGAAACGCTGGGCAAATTTTGCAAAATATGG CATAAAGTGCTTTAACAACATTCGCCAAAGTTTGTATGGAACTAGATGTCCACCTTGCGAACAAGATATCCACCTTGTCAAGTATTTTTCAGCGTAA